The Macrobrachium nipponense isolate FS-2020 chromosome 46, ASM1510439v2, whole genome shotgun sequence genome has a segment encoding these proteins:
- the LOC135214535 gene encoding gastrula zinc finger protein XlCGF17.1-like gives MEAEESSSLLLLKEKEDLEEGPIENADNNSSFADPFLEVKAEPEFFDYGDIDVNCSAQSIIKCEKDSSPNCDDESEKKKICIGEENRHLGRSEAAGKRLTCAECQRTFSRIDKLKSHMRTHTGEKPYTCSVCQKSFSDSSTLKCHMRTHTGEKPYTCSVCQRRFSGSSGFIYHMRTHTGEKPYTCSVCKKRFCDSSTLKCHMKTHTGEKPYTCSVCQRNFIRLSCLKKHMKTHTGEKPYTCSVCQKSFSDSNTLKRHMSTHTGDKPYTCSVCQKSFSYSNTLKCHMRTHTGEKPYTCSVCQKCFSDSSTLTKHMRTHTGEEKNHIKLCSVFVRKRFFS, from the coding sequence ATGGAAGCTGAAGAATCATCATCATTGCTGCTACTCAAAGAAAAGGAGGATCTGGAGGAGGGTCCAATTGAAAATGCAGATAACAACTCTTCGTTTGCAGACCCATTcttagaagtcaaggcagaaccGGAATTTTTTGACTATGGTGATATTGATGTGAACTGTTCTGCCCAGTCTATTATTAAGTGTGAAAAGGACAGCTCTCCAAACTGTGATGATGAGAGCGAAAAGAAAAAGATCTGTATTGGAGAAGAAAATAGACATTTGGGTAGAAGTGAGGCAGCAGGGAAGCGATTAACTTGTGCTGAATGCCAAAGGACATTTTCAAGAATTGACAAGCTGAAAtcccacatgagaactcatacgggagagaaaccatatacttgctctgtatgtcaaaaaagtttttctgatTCAAGTACTCTCAAatgtcacatgagaactcatacgggagagaaaccatatacttgctctgtatgtcaaagacGTTTTTCTGGTTCAAGTGGTTTCATATATCACATGAGAACTCAcacgggagagaaaccatatacatgCTCTGTATGTAAAAAAAGATTTTGTGATTCAAGTACTCTCAAATGTCACATGAAAACTCATACGGgtgagaaaccatatacttgctctgtatgtcaaagaaaTTTTATTCGATTatcttgtttaaaaaaacacatgaaaactcatacgggagagaaaccatatacttgctctgtatgtcaaaagaGTTTTTCTGATTCAAATACTCTCAAACGTCACATGAGTACTCATACGGGAGacaaaccatatacttgctctgtatgtcaaaaaagtttttcttattCAAATACCCTCAAatgtcacatgagaactcatacgggagaaAAACCATATAcctgctctgtatgtcaaaaatgTTTTTCTGATTCAAGTACTCTCAcaaaacacatgagaactcatacgggagaaGAAAAAAACCATATTAAACTTTGCTCTGTTTTTGtcaggaaaaggtttttttcttGA